A part of Rattus norvegicus strain BN/NHsdMcwi chromosome 4, GRCr8, whole genome shotgun sequence genomic DNA contains:
- the Prss3 gene encoding serine protease 3 precursor, translating into MRALLFLALVGVAVAFPVDDDDKIVGGYTCQENSVPYQVSLNSGYHFCGGSLINDQWVVSAAHCYKTRIQVRLGEHNINVLEGDEQFVNAAKIIKHPNFNARNLNNDIMLIKLSSPVKLNARVATVALPSSCAPAGTQCLISGWGNTLSLGVNNPDLLQCLDAPVLPQADCEASYPGKITNNMICVGFLEGGKDSCQGDSGGPVVCNGQLQGIVSWGYGCALKDNPGVYTKVCNYVDWIQDTIAAN; encoded by the exons ATGAGAGCACTCCTGTTCCTGGCCCTTGTGGGAGTTGCTG TTGCTTTCCCTGTGGATGACGATGACAAGATAGTTGGAGGATACACCTGCCAAGAGAATTCTGTCCCCTACCAGGTGTCCCTGAACTCTGGCTACCACTTCTGTGGAGGTTCCCTCATCAACGACCAGTGGGTGGTGTCTGCAGCTCACTGTTACAAGAC CCGCATCCAAGTGAGACTCGGAGAGCACAACATCAATGTCCTTGAGGGCGATGAGCAGTTTGTCAATGCTGCCAAGATCATCAAGCATCCCAACTTTAATGCAAGGAACCTGAACAATGACATCATGCTGATCAAGCTCTCTTCCCCTGTGAAACTCAATGCTCGAGTGGCCACTGTGGCTCTGCCCAGCTCCTGTGcacctgcaggcactcagtgcctCATCTCTGGCTGGGGCAACACCCTCAGTCTTGGTG TGAACAACCCAGACCTGCTCCAGTGCCTGGATGCCCCAGTGCTGCCTCAGGCTGACTGTGAGGCCTCCTACCCTGGAAAGATCACCAATAACATGATCTGTGTTGGCTTCCTGGAGGGAGGCAAAGATTCCTGCCAG GGTGACTCTGGTGGCCCTGTGGTCTGCAATGGACAGCTCCAGGGCATTGTCTCCTGGGGCTATGGCTGTGCCCTGAAGGACAACCCTGGTGTGTACACCAAGGTCTGCAACTATGTGGACTGGATTCAGGACACCATTGCTGCAAACTAA